Below is a window of Halococcus saccharolyticus DSM 5350 DNA.
CGAAGGACGGTGAGGTCCTCGGAACGCGGCCGAACCCGGAGAAAGCCCCGATCAACGGTATCTCGACCTGTGTGAAGGGGAAGTTCAGCTACGGGTTCGCAAACAGCGACGACCGACTGACCCAGCCGCTCGTAAAGGACGAGGGAGAGTTCCGCGAGGCGTCGTGGGACGAGGCGCTCTCACGAGTGAAGGAGGGGCTCGAAGGGATTCAGGAGGAGTACGGCCCGGACGCGCTCGGTCTGGTGGCGTCCTCGAAGGCGACCAACGAGGACAACTACGTGATGCAGCGGTTCGCCCGCGAGGTGCTCGGGACCAACAACATCGACAACTGCAACCGGCTGTGTCACGCCGCGACCGTCGAAGGGCTCTCGGACACGCTCGGCTTTGGGGCTGCCTCGACCGGTCTCGCCGCGCTCGAAGACACCGACTGCTACGTGCTCGTCGGCTCGAACACCACCGAGGCCCACCCGGTGTTCGGGACACGGATCAAACAGAACGTCCGGGACGGCGCGGACCTGCTCGTCTTCGATCCCCGAAAAACGCAGATTGCGGAGTACGCCGACCAGTTCACCAGGATCGAACCCGGCTACGACACGACGTGGATCAACGGGATGATCCGGTACATCCTCGCGGAGGACCTCCACGACGAGGCGTTCATCGAGGAGCGCGTCGACGGGTTGGAGAAGATCAGGGAGAGCGTCCAGCAGTTCACGCCCGAGTTCGTCGAGGAGAAAGCGGGCGTCCCGCCCGAGGAGCTGAAGAGTGCGGCAGAGACGATCGCTACCGCCGACTCGTGCATGTTCGGCTGGACGCTCGGGCTGGTCGAGCACTCCCACGGAACCGACAACATCTACGCGATCGCGAACCTCGCGCTGATCACGGGCCACGTCGGCCACCCGAAGGGCGGACTCAGTCCGTTCCGCGGTCAGAACAACGTCCAGGGTGGCGGCGGCGACATGGGGCCGCTCCCCAACAACTTCCCGGGCTACCAGCCGGTGACCGACGAGGAGAACCGCGAGAAGTTCGCCGATCGGTGGCAGATGGATCTCGACCAGATGCCCGCCGAGGAGGGCTACCGCCTGACAGAGATGTTCCTCGCCGCCGACCAGGGCGATCTCAGAGGGATGTTCATTCAGGGAGAGAACCCTCAGATCTCGGAACCGAACATCGGCCACGCGACGGAAGTCCTCGAAGAGCTGGAGTTCCTCGCGGTTCAGGACATCTTCCTCACCGAGACCGCCGAATACGCCGACGTGGTGCTCCCGGCGACCTCGACCGTCGAGTCAAACGGGACGTACACGAGCTCGTCCCGCCACGTTCAGCTCGTCAAGCGCGCCATCGAGCCGAACGGCGAGGCGAAAGAAGACTGGGAGATCACGCAGGCGCTCGCGAAACGCTTCGGCTACGACTGGGGGTTCGACTCGCCGTCGGATATCATGGACGAGATCGCGGACCTGACACCGATCTACGGTGGGATCAGTCACGAACGCCTCGAAGAGGAAGGTGGACTCCAGTGGCCGTGTCGGAGCGAGGACGACCACGGCACACCCTATCTCTACGCCGACGAGTTCCGGGCGGTCGAGGGGAGCGAGAAGGCACAGATGCACGTCGCCGACGCGATCGAACCCGGGGAGACGCCCGACGAGGAGTTCCCGCTGGTGATGACCTCTGGACGAGTCCTCTACCAGTACCACACCGGCACGATGACGCTCCGAGAGGAGGGGCTCGATGCGTACTCCGCCGAGAGTTTCGTCGAGATCAATCCCGAGACCGCGGCGGAGTACGGCGTCGCCGACGGCGAGACCGTCACGCTGACCTCGCGTCACGGAACGACCGAGATGCGCGCCGACATCACCGATCGCCCGAGTCCGGGCGAGGTGTTCGTCCCGATGCACTACCTCGAAGGTGGGGCGAACAACCTGACCAAGGAGGAACCGCTCGACGGACCGAGTCGCGCGCCCGAGTTCAAGGTCACCGATGTCGAGGTGACGCTGGAGAATGAACCGACGGACGACGAGCGATCACCCACCGAAACTGACTCCGGAAGCGACGAACGACCGGCAGCGTCGGACGACTGACATCCATGAGTCTCACACACCGACTCAAGCGGCTGGCGGGGATCGCAAGCGACGAAACCGGCGTCGAAAGCTCGCGCGAGCGAACGCTTCGGGAGTGTACCGTTTGTGGTGAGCGGTTCGACAGCGAGGCGACCACCTGCCCGGACTGTGGGAGCCGGATCAGCCGGACGAAGACGGTCGTGCCGCACGCACTCTTCAATCTGGTCGTGGTGCTCGCCGTGACCGGCCTCCACGTCGTTCGGAACGTTCTCGCGGGCGACATCCCGAAGGAGTGACCGTGCACCGAACGCGATCCGATCGGTGATGCCGGTCGTCCATCCATGAGCGAGGAGCGCATCGACGAACGGACCGAAACCACCTGTCCGCGGTGTGCGGTCGGGTGCAGCCTGCGGTACGACGAGGGGACCGGCCGCGCGACCGGGATCGAGGGCGCACGCGTCAATCGTGAGGGGCGGCTCTGCCCGAAGGGAATCGCGGCGTTCGAGGATCTCGACGAAGATCGACTGACCGCCCCGCTGGTGCGCCGCGACGGTAATCTCGAACCCGTTTCGTGGGAAGAAGCGCTCGATTGTGTCACAAATGGGATCGAGCGGGTCCGCGAACGTTACGGGCCGGACGCAATCGCCTTCCTCGGCGCGCCGCGGTGTACCAACGAGGAGAACTACCTCCTTCAGAAAATCGCGCGCTCGCTCGGCACCAACAACGTCGACAACCGCGCGCGGAGCTGTCACGACGCGACCGCAGAGGCGATGGAAACACGACTCGGCTCGGGCGGGACCACCAACAGCCTCGACGATCTCGCCGAGGCGGACGCCTTCCTCGTCGTGGGCGCGAACCCGGCCGAGCGCCAACCGATCGCGTTCGATCGGTGTGTCCGCCCGGCGGTCAACGATGGCGCAGCTCTGCTCCACCTCGATCCGCGGGCGAACCGGACGACACGACTCGCGACCCAGCACCTCGCACCACATCCGGGACGCGACGCGCTCACCGTGGCGCTGCTCGCCCGTGCGATTCTCGATATGGGGCTCGAAGACCGGACATTCATCGCGGAGCGCACGACGGGGTTCGACCAGTTTGTTCGGTCGATGGATCGTTTCGATCTCGCGGCGGACGCCGAGCGAGCCGGTCTCGACCCCGCGGCGGTGCGCGAGGCGGCCGAGACGTTCGGCGAGGCCGAGCGCGCCGCCGTCGTCACCGGAACGGGGATCGAGGCCGACGAGGGCGCGACCCCGAACGCGCTGCTCGACCTCCTCCTCGTCACCGGGAACCTCGGCAAGCGCGGCACCGGGATGAACCCCTTCCGGGGACTCGTCAACGAGCAGGGAGCGAGCGACATGGGTGCGCGACCGGACTGCCTGCCGGGCGAAGCGTCCGTCTCCGATGTCGACGCCCGCGCGCGCGTCGCCGCCGAATGGGGCGTCGAGCCGCCCGCCGAGCCCGGCGAAGCCGAACCCGATCTCGTCAGAGAGTTCGGATCGGGGGTTCGAGGCGCGTTCGTGCTCGGGGAGAACCCCGCGGTGAACCGACTCGACGACGCAACCTCGGAGCAGCTGTTCGCCGCTCTCGATTTCCTCGCAGTCCAGGATGTCGCGCCGAACGAAACCACCGCGTTCGCCGACGTGGTGCTCCCGGCGAGTGCGTGGGCCGAAAAGGAAGGCACCGTGACCAACCTCGATCGGCAAGTCCAGGCGCTACGACCCGCTGCATCGCCGCCAGGACGGGCGCGACGCGACCTCGACGTTCTCGCCGATCTCGGCGCTCGGCTGACAGACGCCGACTTCAGCTACGACGGTCCGGCAGGGGTGTTCGACGAGATGACACGGATGAACCTACTCTACGCAGGGATGGAGTACGAGGAAGTCCTCGATGGCGGC
It encodes the following:
- a CDS encoding molybdopterin oxidoreductase family protein produces the protein MSEERIDERTETTCPRCAVGCSLRYDEGTGRATGIEGARVNREGRLCPKGIAAFEDLDEDRLTAPLVRRDGNLEPVSWEEALDCVTNGIERVRERYGPDAIAFLGAPRCTNEENYLLQKIARSLGTNNVDNRARSCHDATAEAMETRLGSGGTTNSLDDLAEADAFLVVGANPAERQPIAFDRCVRPAVNDGAALLHLDPRANRTTRLATQHLAPHPGRDALTVALLARAILDMGLEDRTFIAERTTGFDQFVRSMDRFDLAADAERAGLDPAAVREAAETFGEAERAAVVTGTGIEADEGATPNALLDLLLVTGNLGKRGTGMNPFRGLVNEQGASDMGARPDCLPGEASVSDVDARARVAAEWGVEPPAEPGEAEPDLVREFGSGVRGAFVLGENPAVNRLDDATSEQLFAALDFLAVQDVAPNETTAFADVVLPASAWAEKEGTVTNLDRQVQALRPAASPPGRARRDLDVLADLGARLTDADFSYDGPAGVFDEMTRMNLLYAGMEYEEVLDGGERWPLPEGENEGQDVLHRERFRTGRQRAPLEPIEAVASGADADDRGPDFEEGLVLLTESRVDEDAGSPAARREEATVQINPVDAVARDIEDGAQVAVESSRGVVELRARRTDAVREGTVFAHASVADPLVGSGRTQVRITELSE
- the fdhF gene encoding formate dehydrogenase subunit alpha, coding for MSGKPTSGSDTSDSSDTEKEGVAGFMSRAREQAQQGMASATESDAFASVEHAVEGVAANTMSEGRLFDVADALSDYRLNEVDVTDTTCGYCAVGCRFDVYSKDGEVLGTRPNPEKAPINGISTCVKGKFSYGFANSDDRLTQPLVKDEGEFREASWDEALSRVKEGLEGIQEEYGPDALGLVASSKATNEDNYVMQRFAREVLGTNNIDNCNRLCHAATVEGLSDTLGFGAASTGLAALEDTDCYVLVGSNTTEAHPVFGTRIKQNVRDGADLLVFDPRKTQIAEYADQFTRIEPGYDTTWINGMIRYILAEDLHDEAFIEERVDGLEKIRESVQQFTPEFVEEKAGVPPEELKSAAETIATADSCMFGWTLGLVEHSHGTDNIYAIANLALITGHVGHPKGGLSPFRGQNNVQGGGGDMGPLPNNFPGYQPVTDEENREKFADRWQMDLDQMPAEEGYRLTEMFLAADQGDLRGMFIQGENPQISEPNIGHATEVLEELEFLAVQDIFLTETAEYADVVLPATSTVESNGTYTSSSRHVQLVKRAIEPNGEAKEDWEITQALAKRFGYDWGFDSPSDIMDEIADLTPIYGGISHERLEEEGGLQWPCRSEDDHGTPYLYADEFRAVEGSEKAQMHVADAIEPGETPDEEFPLVMTSGRVLYQYHTGTMTLREEGLDAYSAESFVEINPETAAEYGVADGETVTLTSRHGTTEMRADITDRPSPGEVFVPMHYLEGGANNLTKEEPLDGPSRAPEFKVTDVEVTLENEPTDDERSPTETDSGSDERPAASDD